A part of Paenibacillus sp. sptzw28 genomic DNA contains:
- the bioC gene encoding malonyl-ACP O-methyltransferase BioC, whose protein sequence is MSSRLELIRRQFNRSAAGAYDTHANVQRAMAQSLAEFVNRHPDLRDKSNVDILEIGCGTGALTEKLRAAWPAGNITALDAAPAMLDAAKRRVDETSNARSIHAAPHIPGVTHIDFVLSDAESWAAAAASGSFDLIVSSACFQWFVRPGETLRELKRLLRPGGILAFTTFGPQTFRELHSAFEEVYLSKGLTPLHHGLSLRPPEEWLSLLEEAGFGQGRLERIARTESYPTVRDFLHSVKAVGASATEASHSPGLGQRRLFAEMFQAYESRFSCPGGILVTYDLLMLNASVQA, encoded by the coding sequence ATGAGCAGCAGACTTGAGCTTATTCGACGTCAGTTTAACCGAAGCGCTGCGGGCGCTTACGATACCCATGCCAATGTGCAGCGAGCAATGGCGCAATCGCTCGCGGAATTCGTAAACCGTCACCCTGACCTGCGTGATAAATCGAATGTCGACATCCTGGAAATCGGCTGCGGTACAGGGGCATTGACCGAAAAGCTGCGAGCGGCTTGGCCTGCCGGCAATATTACAGCGCTCGATGCGGCGCCCGCCATGCTGGATGCGGCAAAACGCCGGGTTGACGAGACAAGCAATGCCCGCTCCATACACGCCGCCCCTCATATTCCGGGCGTTACGCATATCGATTTCGTGCTTTCCGACGCGGAGTCCTGGGCGGCCGCAGCGGCTTCCGGTTCTTTCGACCTGATAGTGTCAAGCGCCTGCTTCCAATGGTTTGTCCGTCCCGGGGAGACGCTTCGCGAGCTCAAACGGCTGCTGCGTCCGGGCGGGATTCTGGCATTCACGACGTTCGGGCCTCAAACCTTTCGCGAACTGCACTCCGCCTTCGAAGAGGTTTATCTCTCGAAGGGTTTAACACCGCTGCACCACGGACTATCCCTTCGGCCGCCGGAAGAATGGCTCTCGCTTCTCGAAGAAGCCGGATTCGGGCAAGGACGGCTCGAGCGAATCGCCCGTACCGAAAGCTACCCGACCGTCAGGGATTTTCTTCATTCAGTCAAAGCGGTTGGAGCCAGCGCAACGGAAGCCTCCCATTCACCCGGGCTCGGACAGCGCCGTTTATTCGCTGAAATGTTTCAGGCCTATGAGTCCCGGTTCAGCTGCCCCGGCGGCATTCTTGTCACATATGACCTCCTCATGCTGAACGCTTCTGTTCAGGCGTAA